Genomic segment of Candidatus Thermoplasmatota archaeon:
GCTTTTACATGTATACCGCCAACTTTAAGAGCCTCAAACACAGGATGGTCTATTTTTACAGTACCTTCTATTGCGCCTACATTAGCGCTAAGTGCGAAGTCCTTGCCTGTAACTACCTCCCCTGCAGCCACTGTTACGCCGGTTATCACTTCTGTAGAATACCAGCGCTTGAAAGCTCTTAAATTATAAGTACCTGGAGTAATGGCTAACTTATACATACCTCCTGAGTCTGTTATAGCAGCGCCCAACAGCACAGTCGGGTCAGCAGCACTGTAAGCTTGCACAGTTGCATTTACAAGTGCTGTACCGCCATAAGTAACTTTACCTTCAATTCTAGTTGAGCCTAGATATGTGCTGGGACAGAAGAATTTGGTAATAGCTTTGAAAGCTTTGGTTAAGTTGCCTGTTATGTCGTTATAATTATAGCCTACGAAAACTACGTAATAGGAGAATGTTAGTAAGCCGTGACTGAAATAGAGTACTTTCCTTTCAGGCGTACCGCCAACGTAACTTACAGCTGAATAATAGTTTGAGGGATCGTTACCATCGCCATTTAGATTCCAATCAAGCTCTTTTACAGCGCCGGTACCGTAAGCAGTTGTTTCGTCACCGCTAATTGCATCGCAATATTTAGCAGGTCGATAATCATCAATATCGGCATAAAGTCTGCCGCCTGATACCCTTACCGAAGAAACGTATCTGTTATCCTCATCGTGGATGTTACCGTTTGTATCTAAAAACCCAGCTGCTACATCGTAGCCTTGCGCTTTATCCTCAGCAGTACCGCCAGTAGCTACTTTATCTGCATGCATATAAGTACGCATGAAAGTAAGCACATCAGATCTGTCATTAGCATCTTCCCACCAGCCACTACCTGCAAACATAATCTGACCTCCGCAAGTATCGTGCCAATATGCAATTTTAGAGCGTTCCGTAGCGTTTACAGTAAAGCCTCCATGCCAATCGTATCGTTGATAGCCTGCTGGCCATGTTGTTTTCCGTAGTGCAAGGTCTGCGCATGTCCACCCTGTCTCCCAGACAACTACATTGTCAGTGCTATTGTCCCGCGTATCCGCGCACATTGCATTCCAGTACTCATCAAAAGTTCCAGGCGTTCCAAACCAGTTTTTGTATGTTGTAAATTCATAAGTACCGTTCCAGTCGCTCTGAATGCTACTGCCCATTCCCCCGAGCGGGTAATACCCTGCAAACAAGAACCCGTATATATCGTACAGCCATGCGTAAATATCCTCGCCATACCAGCCGTCGAAAACGCATAGAATATCCATAGGCTGCGGAAATACTTTTGTCCAGTAGAAATTATTAGCATTAGTATCCACAGCTCTATTGGCATATTTATCCTCAGCTAGCACAGCGAAACCGTTCAGACTGCCAGGCCAGCATTCTACCATCTGGAGCTTATGATGAGTTTTATAGTCAGGGTCATATAACCCAATGAGCCATGCAGTCCCATCCCTTATCTCGTTCAAAGTTGCTGGATACATTTCGTAATATTCGTAATTGCTTAAATAGAGATCTGAGTTGTTGAGCTCACTGTCTACCATAGCTAAAAGGAGATATCCTCTACAGGGCTCGCTAGTATCAAATTCTACTGTGAAACTTTCGTAAGTTAAATCAGTTACAGTAATGTTTGAAATTATAGGATATACTTCATCGTAAAAGATAGTCTTATTAATCCACTGCTCTACCGGCGCTGTATCGTAACAGCTGATAGTAATTGTATCTTCTGGATATACATCAATCACGTAGTGCGGAGCACCGTAAGATTGCTTGTAGTTTATACCAACAGGCTCGTCTTTACTGAACTTTATTCTGCCCTCTAACACGTTAGCATCTGGGGCAGGCTCTACAAGCGTAACTGTAATGCCAGCAGGATCTTTCTTACTAGTAACTTTTACAGTTGTACTCTCAACTACTTCTGGATTGGGAGTCTTGTCTCTATCTATTACCTGTATTACAGGCTCGTCATCCCAGTTGAATTTGTCTTGGTCATTAACACCTTTAGAGTCTTTAACTAGTAATCTAGCAACGCCCGGAGGAGTGTTTGCAGCTACTAACGAAAAGGTTTGAGGACCGCTCGGCACATTTTGAGCTTCTACGTAAATAGTATAGTTTCCGCTTGCGCTCTCAATGAATACATTTTCTACGTTATTCAAGTCGTCCCTGTTAGCATCTGGGTCTGCAGTGCCACCGCTCCAAGGATTTGTACCAGTACCCGGAGTAGTCCAGAGCGCGTTATTTAAGCCCATATTGCCGTAATAAACAGTGCCTGTTGAATCGCTTACTACCCGAAGGTTAAGATTATTAACCAAGCATGGCCTCGAGCCTGCTGCAGCACTCGGGTCGCGCCATACTAGCGTTATCTTCAGCCACTGACCACTTACAGAGCTTACTTTGAATGTGCTAGTACCACCTGTGGTCAGCGAATAACTTTCGTCAGAAAGGATATTCTGGCCTTTATCTACTAAATTGCTCATTTTAGGATAGCCCCAGCCTTGCGCCACCCTCGGTATTTGTGAAATAGGCCATTGCTCTGC
This window contains:
- a CDS encoding carboxypeptidase-like regulatory domain-containing protein, translating into MYTENQFENNPTNAIPTAATVKALLIANAEQWPISQIPRVAQGWGYPKMSNLVDKGQNILSDESYSLTTGGTSTFKVSSVSGQWLKITLVWRDPSAAAGSRPCLVNNLNLRVVSDSTGTVYYGNMGLNNALWTTPGTGTNPWSGGTADPDANRDDLNNVENVFIESASGNYTIYVEAQNVPSGPQTFSLVAANTPPGVARLLVKDSKGVNDQDKFNWDDEPVIQVIDRDKTPNPEVVESTTVKVTSKKDPAGITVTLVEPAPDANVLEGRIKFSKDEPVGINYKQSYGAPHYVIDVYPEDTITISCYDTAPVEQWINKTIFYDEVYPIISNITVTDLTYESFTVEFDTSEPCRGYLLLAMVDSELNNSDLYLSNYEYYEMYPATLNEIRDGTAWLIGLYDPDYKTHHKLQMVECWPGSLNGFAVLAEDKYANRAVDTNANNFYWTKVFPQPMDILCVFDGWYGEDIYAWLYDIYGFLFAGYYPLGGMGSSIQSDWNGTYEFTTYKNWFGTPGTFDEYWNAMCADTRDNSTDNVVVWETGWTCADLALRKTTWPAGYQRYDWHGGFTVNATERSKIAYWHDTCGGQIMFAGSGWWEDANDRSDVLTFMRTYMHADKVATGGTAEDKAQGYDVAAGFLDTNGNIHDEDNRYVSSVRVSGGRLYADIDDYRPAKYCDAISGDETTAYGTGAVKELDWNLNGDGNDPSNYYSAVSYVGGTPERKVLYFSHGLLTFSYYVVFVGYNYNDITGNLTKAFKAITKFFCPSTYLGSTRIEGKVTYGGTALVNATVQAYSAADPTVLLGAAITDSGGMYKLAITPGTYNLRAFKRWYSTEVITGVTVAAGEVVTGKDFALSANVGAIEGTVKIDHPVFEALKVGGIHVKAEGAVTKEAITINGYYHIDDLPAGTYTVTAYDLMYVNASYTYSGVQSKSTAGVTVTAGVYTSDIDFVLTTGMLSGRVTDTANKPIKNAFVYIVESDKSLEQDPIEYPNSVLNWAITDERGYYSMLFIGDNAKGYKLRARADGEYQFYHYNTTSNEYETLVQTYGYFNESYKEGVETIVYVSWGKETPNINFTLAKSTGTLKGKVYLPGTTTPASGAKIVAKVSKFSDALAPGWEEAEWYAYTGIDGTYTIKNIVNATYTVTASKPGNGTGNKTGIIVRPLETTTVADITMSVAAAEYSQDFSGTFPPVGWSTYTGASGTEWKQSDTNNAGGTAPEANLHYGTSGVVSTWRLYAGPFDTTGMTSVTLKWANFNDDYAAGVDCRIQTSTDTVTWTNTTWVWTSGSGNRGPGMETLSITENVGSSTFYFSFSVIGDSYQLDDWWVDDVWINAELKANYPPVLSGGSVVPEAASEGSSFTFYVNYTDCENTEPSYIKITIDEKSTYDMVGVDAGDTTYHNGKQYKYTTTITGQGKHKFKFSASDGISEAGGETWNFTFEVYDTVAPALEHTQRVFSKETGQRIYINATATDNTAESVKEIKLWWKFETGAYEPRDMIDTDNQIGPGDFGAVIPAQTSSGWVYYYVTAYDGTQTTTYWNVTVGTPFRIRIIGIIIGASPTRVTATRSGDNILLNWTDTGATYNIYRSTSVDGTGFNWDNPVATGVTGSSWTDTGKYTDSSNYSWVVNA